One part of the Arabidopsis thaliana chromosome 1 sequence genome encodes these proteins:
- a CDS encoding zinc ion binding protein (zinc ion binding; FUNCTIONS IN: zinc ion binding; INVOLVED IN: biological_process unknown; LOCATED IN: cellular_component unknown; CONTAINS InterPro DOMAIN/s: WD40 repeat 2 (InterPro:IPR019782), Zinc finger, RING-type (InterPro:IPR001841), WD40 repeat (InterPro:IPR001680), G-protein beta WD-40 repeat, region (InterPro:IPR020472), WD40 repeat-like-containing domain (InterPro:IPR011046), WD40-repeat-containing domain (InterPro:IPR017986), WD40/YVTN repeat-like-containing domain (InterPro:IPR015943), WD40 repeat, subgroup (InterPro:IPR019781); BEST Arabidopsis thaliana protein match is: Preprotein translocase SecA family protein (TAIR:AT1G21650.3); Has 30201 Blast hits to 17322 proteins in 780 species: Archae - 12; Bacteria - 1396; Metazoa - 17338; Fungi - 3422; Plants - 5037; Viruses - 0; Other Eukaryotes - 2996 (source: NCBI BLink).), with translation MEEPECPVCLQSYDGESTVPRVLACGHTACEECLTNLPKKFPDTIRCPACTVLVKFPPQGPSALPKNIDLLRLFPSISKLKLEPGRNFEKVVEFVTRSWSDDFYATWKDRILVHDAVSVEIRESESSDFDSSSRLCGSLRDDSKVSLLRVASFEHGDCDSVLKYSYVQRMMSCLWGMREEERDELDAIISVKQRGVSKVFGLWGDLKNGVLYLVGEKLIGFSLEEFDSLEDETLRLGIIGMQICEALLNLHKEGLITGCLSVSCVKFDEYENAYVDLIELIETGRNVYRIIAEETSSLRKPVGASEMGLIFVGLQQKGIFISSEVLFEFLKEQNMLIKNTSSKSFVSHNSDVWPVCFLLLKLRLGKRCTEEFIESVNCVDGKGCEEGIEDILVLYTGITEKLSLESELQGKFKSMVEILRQCCCLDPQARPVLTDLWKCIRELVMKPRFNSMSRLHKTIYGKRKQFCLAQSELCRLVEVESKEVDKELPGMKIGDEAEEGKVDIDFPGRVSEGKVRSKDMRGHQDSVTGLAVGGGFLFSSSYDRTILIWSLKDFSHVHTFKGHQDKVMALIHIEGTEPVCVSGDGGGGIFVWSTTFPLEEQPLRKWYEPKDWRYTGIHALAYSEYGHVYTGSGDNTIKAWSLQDGSLLCTMSGHKSVVSTLVVVNGVLYSGSWDGTVRLWSLSDNSLLTVLGEETPGIVRSILSLAADDQTLVAAYQNGDIQIWRDDTLMKSMKIQNGAILSIAVNGKWLFTGGWDKTINVQELSGDEISVNCAHVGSIPGSSVITSLLYWEGKLFAGFADKTIKVYYFGR, from the exons ATGGAGGAACCGGAGTGTCCGGTGTGTCTACAGTCTTACGACGGCGAGTCTACTGTCCCGCGCGTACTCGCCTGCGGACACACGGCGTGCGAAGAATGCTTAACAAATCTACCCAAGAAGTTTCCGGACACAATCCGATGTCCTGCTTGCACCGTTCTCGTCAAGTTTCCACCTCAAGGACCATCAGCTCTCCCCAAAAACATTGATCTTCTCAGATTGTTCCCTTCGATTTCGAAGCTTAAGCTGGAACCTGGCCGGAATTTTGAAAAAGTCGTTGAATTTGTCACTCGATCATGGTCCGACGACTTTTACGCCACTTGGAAGGATCGGATTCTAGTGCACGACGCCGTTTCCGTGGAAATTAGGGAGAGTGAAAGTAGTGATTTTGATTCATCTTCGCGTTTATGTGGAAGTCTGAGGGATGATTCGAAGGTGAGTCTTTTACGGGTTGCTTCGTTCGAGCATGGTGATTGTGATTCTGTCCTCAAGTATAGTTATGTCCAGAGGATGATGAGTTGTCTGTGGGGTATGCGAGAGGAGGAAAGAGATGAGCTTGATGCGATCATCTCTGTTAAACAGAGAGGTGTTTCTAAAGTTTTTGGCTTGTGGGGTGATTTGAAGAATGGTGTTTTGTATTTAGTGGGTGAAAAGCTCATTGGATTTTCGTTGGAGGAGTTTGATAGCCTCGAAGATGAGACTTTACGTTTAGGAATAATTGGTATGCAAATATGTGAGGCACTACTTAATTTGCATAAGGAAGGGTTGATCACAGGCTGTTTGAGTGTTTCTTGTGTGAAGTTTGACGAATATGAGAATGCTTATGTTGATTTGATTGAGTTGATTGAAACTGGAAGGAATGTGTATCGAATTATCGCTGAAGAAACTAGCTCTTTGAGAAAACCAGTTGGTGCTTCGGAAAtgggtttgatttttgttgggTTACAACAGAAGGGGATTTTTATTAGCTCAGAGGtgttgtttgaatttttgaaagaacagaatatgttaataaaaaataccagctcaaaatcttttgtttcacATAACTCTGATGTTTGGCCAGtgtgttttcttctcctcaagCTTCGTCTTGGAAAACGGTGTACCGAGGAGTTTATTGAAAGTGTGAATTGTGTGGATGGAAAAGGCTGTGAAGAGGGTATTGAGGATATCTTGGTGCTATACACAGGTATTACGGAGAAACTAAGTTTGGAATCTGAACTCCAAGGGAAGTTTAAATCGATGGTTGAAATTCTTCGTCAATGTTGCTGTCTTGATCCTCAGGCACGTCCCGTTTTGACTGATCTATGGAAATGCATCAGGGAGCTGGTCATGAAACCTAGGTTCAATTCTATGAGTAGATTGCATAAGACGATTTATGGGAAAAGGAAACAGTTCTGTTTGGCTCAAAGTGAATTATGTCGCCTGGTAGAAGTGGAATCCAAAGAAGTGGACAAAGAGTTGCCTGGAATGAAAATTGGCGATGAAGCAGAGGAGGGTAAGGTTGACATAGATTTTCCGGGGAGAGTCTCAGAAGGAAAGGTGAGATCTAAAGACATGCGGGGACACCAAGACTCTGTCACAGGTTTAGCCGTTGGAG GTGGGTTTCTCTTCAGCTCTTCATATGATAGAACTATCCTTATATGGTCTCTGAAG GACTTCTCCCATGTGCATACATTTAAAGGTCATCAGGATAAAGTAATGGCCTTGATACACATCGAGGGAACAGAACCAGTATGTGTTAGTGGCGATGGTGGAGGAGGTATCTTTGTATGGAGCACTACTTTTCCTCTGGAAGAACAGCCGCTAAGAAAGTGGTATGAGCCAAAAGACTGGCGATATACTGGCATTCATGCATTGGCATACTCAGAATATGGGCATGTGTACACTGGCAGTGGAGAtaacactatcaaagcttggTCACTGCAA GATGGAAGCCTGCTTTGCACTATGAGTGGTCATAAATCTGTAGTCTCAACGCTTGTTGTGGTAAATGGAGTACTATACAGTGGAAGTTGGGATGGAACCGTTCGTTTGTGGAGTCTAAGTGACAACAGTTTGTTGACAGTGTTGGGGGAAGAGACTCCAGGTATTGTAAGATCTATTCTGTCTCTAGCTGCAGACGATCAAACTCTAGTTGCAGCTTATCAAAACGGAGATATACAG ATATGGAGGGATGATACATTGATGAAGTCAATGAAAATACAGAATGGCGCAATCCTCAGCATTGCCGTGAATGGTAAATGGCTATTCACTGGAGGTTGGGACAAAACCATCAATGTACAG GAATTGTCAGGAGATGAGATATCAGTAAACTGTGCTCACGTTGGTTCAATCCCAGGTTCATCAGTAATCACATCTTTGTTATATTGGGAAGGCAAGCTCTTTGCAGGGTTTGCAGATAAAACCATTAAG GTATACTATTTTGGACGCTAA